A region from the Zonotrichia leucophrys gambelii isolate GWCS_2022_RI chromosome 21, RI_Zleu_2.0, whole genome shotgun sequence genome encodes:
- the MRPS16 gene encoding small ribosomal subunit protein bS16m, with product MTSSPWTPTPGSHRAASFRLRHLCAPRAGRAAAMVQLGSRLLRGRGGHVIIRFALGGCTNRPFFRIVAANSRRARDGKYLEQLGCLDPLPNAHGEKVAGLNLERLRYWLGCGAQLSRPAEKLLGLAGFLPLHPMTVTGAERLRRRRQREQQTEAAPADGSAETGTDTGTGTGTAP from the exons ATGACGTCATCCCCATGGACTCCAACTCCCGGCAGCCATCGCGCGGCTTCCTTCCGCTTACGTCATCTGTGCGCGCCGCGCGCGGGCCGTGCCGCCGCCATGGTGCAGCTCG GGAGCCGCCTCCTGAGGGGCCGCGGCGGCCACGTCATCATCCGCTTCGCGCTGGGGGGCTGCACCAACCGCCCGTTCTTCCGCATCGTGGCGGCCAACAGCCGGCGCGCCCGCGACGGGAAGTACCTGGAGCAGCTCGGCTGCCTGGACCCGCTGCCCAACGCGCACGGCGAGAAGGTGGCGGGGCTCAACCTGGAGCGGCTGCGCTACTGGCTGGGCTGCGGCGCGCAGCTCTCCCGGCCCGCCGAGAAGCTCCTGG GGCTGGCGGGGTTCCTGCCGCTGCACCCCATGACGGTGACCGGCGCCGAGAGGCTGCGCCGGCGGCGACAGCGCGAGCAGCAAACAGAGGCTGCGCCTGCGGACGGCTCGGCCGAGACCGGCACCGACACCGGAACCGGTACCGGAACCGCGCCCTGA
- the TMEM51 gene encoding transmembrane protein 51, protein MAQSRANGSHYALTAIGLGMLVLGIIMAVWNLVPGFGPPDKPGGNSSKPERGSGGILRSKTFSVAYVLVGAGLLLLLLSLCLSVRDKKRQSQELSVGHVQRQVSTEPSQQEDSQEEDEDVSSQYYVPSYEEVMNTGYSEPRDSDRSNRLSVALPSYESLAGLEEGGAAPGAAGAEPGPERPPSRHSSRLSKRLKPLKVRRIKSEKLHLKDIRLNLAQGNSSVPITIEPLTPPPKYEEIQEKMPVGQQMP, encoded by the exons ATGGCCCAGTCCCGGGCCAACGGCTCCCACTACGCCCTGACGGCCATCGGGCTGGGCATGCTGGTGCTGGGCATCATCATGGCCGTGTGGAACCTGGTGCCCGGCTTCGGGCCCCCCGACAAACCCGGCGGCAACAGCAGCAAACCCGAGCGCGGCTCCGGCGGCATCCTCAGGAGCAAAACCTTCTCGGTGGCCTACGTGCTGGTGGGGgccgggctgctgctgctgctgctctccctgtgcctcagcGTGCGCGACAAGaagaggcagagccaggagctctcCGTCGGCCACGTGCAGCGCCAGGTGTCCACAGAGCCCTCGCAGCAGGAGGAcag CCAAGAAGAGGATGAAGACGTCTCCTCGCAATACTACGTGCCCAGCTACGAGGAGGTGATGAACACGGGCTACTCGGAGCCCAGAGACTCGGACAGGAGCAACAGGCTCAGCGTGGCGCTGCCCTCGTACGAGTCGCTGGCGGGGCTGGAGGAGGGCGGGGCGgcgccgggggcggcgggcgcggagccCGGCCCGGAGCGGCCGCCCAGCCGGCACAGCTCCCGCCTCAGCAAGCGCCTCAAGCCCCTCAAGGTGCGCAGGATCAAGTCCGAGAAGCTGCACCTCAAGGACATCCGGCTCAACCTGGCACAGGGCAACAGCAGCGTCCCCATCACCATAGAGCCCCTCACCCCCCCGCCCAAGTATGAGGAGATCCAGGAGAAAATGCCCGTGGGCCAGCAAATGCCTTAA